The following are encoded together in the Cervus elaphus chromosome 23, mCerEla1.1, whole genome shotgun sequence genome:
- the HRH3 gene encoding histamine H3 receptor: MERSPPDGPLNASGALAGEAAAAAAGGARGFSAAWTAVLAALMALLIVATVLGNALVMLAFVADSSLRTQNNFFLLNLAISDFLVGAFCIPLYVPYVLTGRWPFGRGLCKLWLVVDYLLCTSSVFNIVLISYDRFLSVTRAVSYRAQQGDTRRAVQKMVLVWVLAFLLYGPAILSWEYLSGGSSIPEGHCYAEFFYNWYFLITASTLEFFTPFLSVTFFNLSIYLNIQRRTRVRLDGVREAATTELPPEAQPSPPPAAPSCWGCWQKGCGEAVPLHRYGVGVSEVTPGPEAGEVALGGGSGGGAAASPTSSSGSSSRGTERPRSLKRGSKPSASSASLEKRMKMVSQSITQRFRLSRDKKVAKSLAVIVSIFGLCWAPYTLLMIIRAACHGHCIPDYWYETSFWLLWANSAVNPVLYPLCHYSFRRAFTKLLCPQKLKIQPHSSLEHCWK; this comes from the exons ATGGAGCGCTCACCGCCCGACGGGCCGCTGAACGCGTCGGGGGCGCTGGCGggcgaggcggcggcggcggcagcgggcgGGGCGCGCGGCTTCTCCGCCGCCTGGACCGCGGTGCTGGCGGCGCTCATGGCGCTGCTCATCGTGGCCACGGTGCTGGGCAACGCGCTGGTCATGCTCGCCTTCGTGGCGGATTCGAGCCTCCGCACGCAAAACAACTTCTTTCTGCTCAACCTCGCCATCTCCGACTTCCTCGTGG GGGCATTCTGCATCCCACTCTATGTGCCCTACGTGCTGACCGGTCGCTGGCCCTTCGGCCGGGGCCTCTGCAAGCTGTGGTTGGTGGTGGACTACCTGCTCTGCACCTCCTCTGTCTTCAATATCGTGCTTATCAGCTATGACCGCTTCCTGTCGGTCACCCGAGCC GTCTCTTACCGGGCCCAGCAGGGTGACACGCGGCGGGCGGTGCAGAAGATGGTGCTGGTGTGGGTGCTGGCCTTCCTGCTCTATGGACCCGCCATCCTCAGTTGGGAGTACCTGTCTGGTGGCAGCTCCATCCCTGAGGGCCACTGCTACGCCGAGTTCTTCTACAACTGGTACTTCCTCATCACGGCCTCCACCCTCGAGTTCTTCACCCCTTTCCTCAGCGTCACCTTCTTCAATCTCAGCATCTACCTGAACATCCAGAGGCGCACCCGTGTCCGGCTGGATGGAGTGCGCGAGGCGGCCACCACCGAGCTTCCGCCCGAGGCCCAGCCCTCTCCACCGCCTGCCGCACCCAGCTGCTGGGGATGCTGGCAGAAAGGGTGTGGGGAGGCTGTGCCGCTGCACAGGTACGGGGTGGGGGTCAGCGAGGTGACCCCGGGCCCTGAGGCCGGGGAGGTGGCCCTCGGGGGTGGTAGCGGTGGGGGTGCCGCGGCCTCGCCCACCTCCAGCTCTGGCAGCTCCTCAAGGGGCACCGAGAGGCCTCGCTCACTCAAGCGCGGCTCCAAGCCGTCCGCATCCTCTGCGTCCCTGGAGAAGCGCATGAAGATGGTATCCCAGAGCATCACCCAGCGCTTCCGGCTCTCACGGGACAAGAAGGTGGCCAAGTCACTGGCCGTCATTGTGAGCATCTTTGGGCTCTGCTGGGCCCCCTACACACTCCTGATGATCATTCGGGCTGCCTGCCATGGCCACTGCATCCCCGACTACTGGTACGAGACGTCCTTCTGGCTGCTGTGGGCCAACTCGGCCGTCAACCCCGTCCTCTACCCGCTGTGCCACTATAGCTTCCGCCGGGCCTTCACCAAGCTGCTCTGCCCCCAGAAGCTCAAGATCCAGCCCCACAGCTCCCTGGAGCACTGCTGGAAGTGA